The following proteins come from a genomic window of Populus nigra chromosome 6, ddPopNigr1.1, whole genome shotgun sequence:
- the LOC133698044 gene encoding CSC1-like protein At1g69450, translating to MLVSAILTSVGINSALCVIFLVLYSILKKQPSYYEVFAPRLLAEGTSKQGSRFNLERLLPSAGWLSKAWKLSEEEMLSSSGLDAVVYMRMITFCLKVFSFAGIIGILILLPVNCSGTELDQIDLADLYTSSLDAFTISNVNSGSKLLWIHFSAVYAVTIFICYLLYYEYNYISSKRIAYFYSAKPQPHQFTILVRNIPVSVGSSVSDSVESFFTEYHPTTYLSHTVLRRTSKVQSLIKDANKLYKRLLHLQSEPSEQKYKRVGLCGHKVDLLDHYGKRLDDLEQNVRLKQSEALLAEDTHAAFVSFKSRYGASTVFHLQQSINPTHWLTEEAPAPDDVYWPFLSSSFMRRWISKLVVVVACILLTILFLIPVVVVQGLTNLSQLEVWFPFLKSILDISFVSQVITGYLPSLILQLFLKAVAPIMVFLSSIQGYISHSMIEKSACKKVLWFTIWNIFFATAFSGSILNQFSIFLDPKKIPAKLAVAVPAQASFFIAYVVTSGWTSTTSELARIFPLICHLTTKCCAKSTDEGIEVPSIPYHKDIPRILFFGLLGIAYFFLAPVILPFLLVYLCLAYIIFRNQFINVYAPKYETAGKFWPIAHNSMIFSLVLMHAIAVGIFTLKKLPLASALIIPLPVLTLLFNEYCRKRFLPIFIAYPAEVLIKKDMEDQNDATMSEFLDRLVTAYRDPALLPIQYSADIDSLNRPLISSSGV from the exons ATGCTCGTCTCGGCTATTCTAACATCAGTGGGGATAAACTCTGCTCTATGTGTTATATTCCTGGTACTGTATTCTATATTGAAGAAACAACCAAGTTATTATGAAGTTTTTGCACCGCGCTTGCTCGCGGAAGGGACTTCTAAACAGGGAAGCCGTTTCAATCTTGAAAGGCTATTACCATCTGCTGGTTGGTTGTCAAAGGCATGGAAGCTATCTGAAGAGGAAATGTTATCTTCTTCAGGCTTGGATGCTGTGGTGTATATGCGAATGATAACTTTCTG TTTGAAAGTGTTTTCATTCGCTGGGATAATAGGAATACTTATTCTTCTCCCAGTGAACTGTTCGGGGACTGAGCTTGACCAAATTGATTTAGCTGATTTGTATACTAGCTCACTGGACGCGTTTACCATTTCAAATGTAAATAGTGGCTCAAAGTT GTTATGGATTCACTTCTCTGCTGTATATGCTGTCACTATTTTCATATGCTATCTACTGTATTAT GAATATAACTATATTTCTTCAAAAAGGATTGCATATTTTTATTCAGCCAAACCTCAGCCACATCAGTTCACCATTTTAGTTCGCAATATCCCTGTCTCAGTTGGAAGCAGTGTCAGTGACAGTGTTGAGAGCTTCTTTACAGAGTATCACCCTACCACATATCTTTCACATACAGTTCTTCGTCGAACTAGCAAAGTTCAGAGCCTCATT AAAGATGCTAACAAATTGTACAAGAGGCTTCTTCACTTGCAATCAGAACCATCTGAACAGAAGTATAAGCGAGTTGGATTGTGTGGACATAAGGTTGATCTTTTGGATCATTATGGGAAGAGGTTAGATGACTTAGAGCAGAATGTGAGATTGAAGCAATCAGAGGCATTATTGGCAGAA GATACTCATGCTGCCTTTGTGTCATTCAAGTCGCGGTATGGTGCTTCCACTGTTTTCCATCTGCAACAATCAATCAACCCCACACACTGGCTCACAGAAGAAGCTCCTGCACCTGATGATGTCTATTGGCCTTTTCTTTCATCATCATTCATGCGAAGATGGATTTCTAAGCTTGTGGTTGTAGTTGCATGTATTCTTCTTACAATTTTGTTCCTTATTCCTGTTGTAGTTGTACAAGGTCTCACTAACCTGAGTCAGCTGGAAGTTTGGTTTCCTTTCCTGAAAAGCATTCTAGACAT ATCATTTGTCAGTCAAGTAATTACAGGATATCTTCCTAGTCTGATTCTTCAGTTGTTCCTAAAGGCCGTGGCCCCAATCATGGTGTTCCTTTCCTCCATTCAAGGATACATTTCTCATAGCATGATAGAAAAGAGTGCATGTAAGAAAGTACTCTGGTTCACAATATGGAACATCTTCTTCGCCACTGCATTTTCTGGGTCCATACTTAATCAGTTTTCCATCTTTCTTGACCCCAAGAAAATTCCTGCAAAGTTGGCTGTTGCTGTTCCAGCTCAG gCGTCATTTTTCATTGCTTATGTTGTAACTTCTGGATGGACGAGCACTACATCAGAACTTGCTCGCATATTTCCTCTAATTTGCCATCTAACAACTAAGTGTTGTGCTAAAAGTACGGATGAAGGAATTGAAGTTCCATCTATTCCTTACCACAAGGACATTCCGAGGATTCTTTTCTTTGGACTTCTTGGCATTGCGTATTTCTTCCTAGCTCCAGTCATTCTGCCCTTCCTTCTGGTGTATCTCTGTCTCGCATACATCATCTTCCGTAACCag TTCATAAATGTATACGCTCCCAAGTATGAAACTGCGGGGAAATTTTGGCCTATCGCTCACAATTCGATGATATTTTCCCTGGTACTCATGCATGCAATTGCAGTGGGAATTTTTACTCTGAAGAAGCTCCCTCTTGCATCAGCCTTAATTATTCCTCTTCCAGTTCTCACGCTTCTGTTTAATGAGTACTGCCGGAAACGCTTCCTTCCGATTTTTATCGCTTATCCTGCTGAG GTGTTGATAAAGAAGGACATGGAAGATCAAAATGATGCTACAATGTCTGAGTTTCTTGATAGATTGGTCACCGCCTATCGGGACCCAGCTCTACTGCCGATTCAGTACTCTGCAGACATTGACAGCCTTAACAGACCGCTTATATCATCTTCTGGAGTTTGA
- the LOC133697265 gene encoding 26S proteasome non-ATPase regulatory subunit 11 homolog — protein MSTSHLPATTDSIAQALEAKNPSEAISIYYIILENPSSSPESLRIKEQAITNLSDLLRQENRAEELRSLLTKLRPFFALIPKAKTAKIVRGIIDTVAKIPGTSDLQISLCKEMVLWTRAEKRTFLRQRVEARLAALLMENKEYSEALNLLSGLIKEVRRLDDKLLLVDIDLLESKLHFSLRNLPKAKAALTAARTAANAIYVPPAQQGTIDLQSGILHAEEKDYKTAYSYFFEAFEAFNALEDPRAVFSLKYMLLCKIMVSQADDVAGIISSKAGLQYVGPELDAMKAVADAHAKRSLKLFETALRDFKAQLEEDPIVHRHLSSLYDTLLEQNLCRLIEPFSRVEIAHIADLIELPIDHVEKKLSQMILDKKFAGTLDQGAGCLVIFEDLKTDAIYPATLETISNIGKVVDSLYVRSAKIMA, from the coding sequence ATGTCAACATCACATCTCCCTGCAACTACAGATTCAATTGCTCAGGCTTTAGAAGCAAAAAACCCATCTGAAGCCATTTCTATCTACTACATCATACTAGAGAACCCATCTTCTTCTCCTGAATCCCTCAGGATTAAGGAACAGGCCATTACAAATCTCTCAGATCTTCTTAGACAGGAGAATCGGGCAGAGGAGCTTCGAAGCCTTCTGACCAAGTTGAGGCCCTTTTTTGCATTGATTCCCAAGGCAAAAACTGCTAAAATTGTTCGTGGGATAATTGATACAGTAGCTAAAATACCAGGCACTTCTGATCTTCAGATTTCTTTGTGCAAAGAGATGGTGCTGTGGACCCGTGCTGAGAAGCGAACTTTTCTTCGGCAGCGAGTTGAAGCAAGACTCGCAGCTCTTTTGATGGAAAATAAAGAGTATTCAGAAGCATTAAACCTGCTTTCTGGTCTGATCAAGGAGGTTAGAAGATTGGATGACAAGCTTCTTCTTGTGGACATAGACTTGCTGGAGAGTAAGCTCCACTTTTCTCTTAGAAACCTCCCTAAAGCCAAGGCTGCACTCACGGCAGCAAGAACAGCAGCCAACGCAATTTATGTGCCTCCAGCACAACAGGGTACTATAGATTTGCAGAGTGGGATCCTTCACGCAGAAGAAAAGGATTACAAAACTGCTTACAGCTACTTCTTTGAAGCATTTGAAGCTTTCAATGCACTTGAAGATCCCCGAGCAGTATTTAGCCTCAAGTATATGTTGTTGTGCAAAATAATGGTGAGCCAAGCTGATGATGTTGCAGGAATAATATCATCCAAAGCAGGACTTCAGTATGTGGGGCCTGAGCTGGATGCAATGAAAGCTGTTGCTGATGCTCATGCAAAACGCTCCTTGAAGCTCTTTGAGACTGCACTGCGGGATTTTAAGGCCCAGCTAGAAGAAGACCCAATTGTTCATAGGCATCTGTCATCCCTATATGATACTTTATTAGAGCAGAACCTCTGCAGGTTGATTGAGCCATTCTCAAGGGTTGAGATTGCTCACATCGCTGACCTGATTGAACTGCCCATAGATCACGTGGAGAAGAAACTATCCCAGATGATTCTGGATAAGAAATTTGCTGGGACTTTGGACCAAGGTGCTGGATGCCTCGTCATTTTTGAGGATCTTAAAACAGATGCAATCTACCCAGCAACGTTGGAGACCATTTCCAATATTGGCAAGGTAGTTGATAGCCTCTACGTGAGGTCTGCCAAGATTATGGCCTAA